From Haloglomus litoreum, the proteins below share one genomic window:
- a CDS encoding NAD(P)/FAD-dependent oxidoreductase: MTDSESQNEYEVAVVGGGPAGLTTAVYTTRLGHDTVVINRGGGRAAMMLDTHNVIGVTEDVSGNEFLQTAQEQVEEYGADYHRDFVSDAERTEDGRFRLTANEVEVVVDHVVLATGFSDVRPDPPLPRTGRGLHWCLHCDAYMFVDQPVWVMGTGEAAAKVAMIMLNFTDEVDLLTRGDEPEWSDETDRQLAAHPIDVIHEDIESIEKGEDGWLEAFVFEDGTRRAYRGGFPMYGSDYNTGLAEQLGVDLNDDGTIAVDDHGRTSVEGVSAVGDIVPGHNQIPVAMGQGAKAGIGIHYRLRKYPRSLEAIEAEGEVTADQVPGMSPEMRRRAREHNANASAPPVEPESGTADD, encoded by the coding sequence ATGACCGACAGCGAGAGCCAGAACGAGTACGAGGTGGCGGTGGTCGGCGGCGGCCCCGCCGGCCTGACCACGGCTGTCTACACGACGCGGCTGGGCCACGACACCGTCGTCATCAACCGCGGCGGCGGGCGCGCGGCGATGATGCTGGACACCCACAACGTCATCGGCGTCACCGAGGACGTGAGCGGCAACGAGTTCCTCCAGACCGCCCAGGAGCAGGTCGAGGAGTACGGCGCCGACTACCATCGCGACTTCGTGAGCGACGCCGAGCGCACCGAGGACGGTCGCTTCCGGCTCACCGCCAACGAGGTCGAGGTCGTCGTCGACCACGTCGTCCTCGCGACGGGGTTCTCCGACGTCCGTCCGGACCCGCCGCTCCCCCGGACCGGCCGCGGGCTCCACTGGTGTCTCCACTGCGACGCCTACATGTTCGTCGACCAGCCGGTCTGGGTGATGGGGACCGGCGAGGCCGCCGCGAAGGTCGCGATGATCATGCTCAACTTCACCGACGAGGTGGACCTGCTCACCCGCGGCGACGAGCCCGAGTGGTCCGACGAGACCGACCGCCAGCTCGCTGCCCACCCCATCGACGTCATCCACGAGGACATCGAGAGCATCGAGAAGGGCGAGGACGGCTGGCTCGAGGCGTTCGTCTTCGAGGACGGCACGCGCCGCGCGTACCGCGGCGGCTTCCCGATGTACGGGAGCGACTACAACACCGGCCTCGCCGAGCAGCTCGGCGTCGACCTGAACGACGACGGCACCATCGCCGTCGACGACCACGGCCGCACCTCCGTCGAGGGGGTCTCGGCCGTCGGCGACATCGTCCCCGGCCACAACCAGATCCCGGTCGCGATGGGCCAGGGCGCGAAGGCCGGTATCGGCATCCACTACCGGCTGCGGAAGTACCCCCGCTCGCTCGAGGCCATCGAGGCCGAGGGCGAGGTGACGGCCGACCAGGTGCCCGGGATGAGCCCGGAGATGCGCCGCCGCGCCCGCGAGCACAACGCGAACGCGTCCGCACCCCCGGTCGAGCCCGAGTCGGGCACCGCCGACGACTGA
- a CDS encoding glutaredoxin family protein, with amino-acid sequence MTFDPESSLPQEEVDEQVERAIAENEVVLFMKGTPLMPQCGYSDRALSLIDEYRDEFETVDVLESLDEYRAALETHSGWETIPQTFVDGEFVGGSDVLVELHERGDLAETLQA; translated from the coding sequence ATGACGTTCGACCCCGAGAGCAGCCTCCCGCAGGAGGAGGTCGACGAGCAGGTCGAGAGGGCCATCGCGGAGAACGAGGTGGTGCTGTTCATGAAGGGGACGCCGCTGATGCCCCAGTGTGGCTACTCCGACCGGGCGCTGTCGCTCATCGACGAGTACCGCGACGAGTTCGAGACCGTCGACGTGCTGGAGTCCCTCGACGAGTACCGGGCGGCGCTGGAGACGCACAGCGGCTGGGAGACCATCCCCCAGACGTTCGTCGACGGCGAGTTCGTCGGCGGGAGCGACGTGCTGGTCGAACTCCACGAGCGGGGTGACCTGGCGGAGACGCTGCAGGCCTGA
- a CDS encoding DUF7110 family protein yields MNSRVFRLHSTLELPLDDVHEFFEDPDLPVEIKDIEITRRNNTLIISSVAAEENISKYTPTAQLKASVTENRVYENEDGEWQETPPDDGPGGGGSVSSGSGGGGPSWSSLGGEQEAEQEVRSKLIEYACFKGDRETVLQNTELQYPMFEVLCNLARTSDKGSLEAITAVGDDLEAVRIVDGEDRPARVKVVEDPRESDNGGVDWRDNKFIN; encoded by the coding sequence ATGAACAGCAGGGTATTCAGACTCCATTCGACACTCGAACTGCCACTAGACGATGTCCACGAGTTCTTCGAGGACCCGGACCTCCCCGTAGAGATCAAGGACATCGAGATCACGCGCCGGAACAACACGCTGATCATCTCCTCGGTCGCGGCCGAGGAGAACATCTCGAAGTACACGCCGACGGCCCAGCTGAAGGCCAGCGTCACGGAGAACCGTGTCTACGAGAACGAGGACGGCGAGTGGCAGGAGACGCCACCGGACGACGGGCCCGGCGGCGGCGGCTCCGTCTCCTCCGGCAGCGGCGGCGGTGGGCCCTCCTGGTCCAGCCTCGGCGGCGAGCAGGAGGCCGAGCAGGAGGTCCGCTCGAAGCTCATCGAGTACGCGTGCTTCAAGGGTGACCGCGAGACCGTGCTCCAGAACACCGAACTGCAGTACCCGATGTTCGAGGTGCTGTGCAACCTGGCACGCACCTCGGACAAGGGTTCGCTCGAGGCCATCACCGCGGTCGGCGACGACCTCGAGGCCGTCCGCATCGTCGACGGTGAGGACCGCCCCGCCCGCGTGAAGGTCGTCGAGGACCCCCGCGAGAGCGACAACGGCGGCGTGGACTGGCGCGACAACAAGTTCATCAACTGA
- a CDS encoding acyl-CoA dehydrogenase family protein: MQLSDEDRMFKDSLRDFLENEIAPDLPEADKEALSKDEVIAYQQELGELGVGPASGEGFADPMTYTITSEELSRVWPSLNVALMMSFPAQFGKYAGERTREALTDKVEDGSCIACMAVTEPEGGSDTANPNTTARKDGDEYVINGEKTWVSNATIADMALVVAQDQETDTRDFFIVDKETTGFETRELDKLGWKGSPTGQMFFDDIRVPEENKLMTAVGNMVAEGEGAIMDAPMFQSAKPLNAIFSYMRTGMAAMSVGILQACMEEALDYAKEREVGGGPIAGKQLVQDLLYQIKCSLETSRLLTYHAADLVERGDDEARLMSSLAKGYACEQSVEGASNAMQVFGANGLSKDYPLERYYRDARTMTIPDGTTEIQKLIVGYELTDIPGY; encoded by the coding sequence ATGCAGCTCTCAGACGAGGACCGGATGTTCAAGGACTCGCTGCGTGACTTCCTGGAGAACGAGATCGCCCCCGACCTGCCCGAGGCCGACAAGGAGGCCCTGAGCAAGGACGAGGTCATCGCGTACCAGCAGGAACTCGGCGAGCTGGGCGTCGGCCCCGCCAGCGGCGAGGGGTTCGCCGACCCGATGACCTACACCATCACCTCCGAGGAGCTCTCGCGGGTGTGGCCGTCGCTGAACGTCGCGCTGATGATGTCGTTCCCGGCGCAGTTCGGCAAGTACGCCGGCGAGCGGACCCGCGAGGCACTCACCGACAAGGTCGAGGACGGCTCCTGTATCGCCTGTATGGCCGTCACGGAGCCGGAGGGCGGCAGCGACACGGCCAACCCGAACACCACCGCGCGCAAGGACGGCGACGAGTACGTCATCAACGGCGAGAAGACGTGGGTCTCGAACGCCACCATCGCGGACATGGCGCTGGTCGTCGCGCAGGACCAGGAGACGGACACGCGTGACTTCTTCATCGTCGACAAGGAGACGACCGGCTTCGAGACGCGCGAACTCGACAAGCTCGGCTGGAAGGGCTCGCCGACGGGCCAGATGTTCTTCGACGACATCCGCGTCCCCGAGGAGAACAAGCTGATGACCGCCGTCGGCAACATGGTCGCCGAGGGCGAGGGCGCCATCATGGACGCCCCGATGTTCCAGAGCGCGAAGCCGCTCAACGCCATCTTCTCGTACATGCGGACGGGGATGGCCGCGATGTCGGTCGGCATCCTGCAGGCCTGTATGGAGGAGGCGCTCGATTACGCGAAGGAGCGCGAGGTCGGCGGCGGCCCCATCGCGGGCAAGCAGCTCGTTCAGGACCTGCTCTACCAGATCAAGTGCTCGCTGGAGACCTCCCGTCTCCTGACCTACCACGCCGCCGACCTGGTCGAGCGCGGCGACGACGAGGCCCGGCTGATGTCCTCGCTCGCGAAGGGGTACGCCTGCGAGCAGTCCGTCGAAGGGGCGTCCAACGCGATGCAGGTGTTCGGTGCGAACGGGCTCTCGAAGGACTACCCGCTCGAGCGCTACTACCGCGACGCCCGCACCATGACCATCCCGGACGGCACGACCGAGATCCAGAAGCTCATCGTCGGCTACGAGCTGACGGACATTCCCGGCTACTGA
- a CDS encoding phosphoadenosine phosphosulfate reductase family protein, with translation MTDFPDYLDVDYTDGEGENPEDYPTIEDKIEKALAVVETGLREYENPAIMWTGGKDSTLTLYFVKEVVDQFDLEMPPTVFIDHYQHFDELMDFVERWADEWDLEVVYARNTDVGEYVEENGLEPGDDIPIDALSEHNQHHVRNILEYEEETFPFLLDTYVGNHLLKTVALNDALEEYDIDGIISGIRWDEQEARADETFFSPRHDPDIYPPHDRIQPILQFAEADVWDAFWYFVVPETVEGYPEEGYVPQSLDDLPNDLTPEDIPVSPKYFEGFRSLGSEVSTGKSADEPAWLQDMENTSERGNRAQDKEDLMERLRDLGYM, from the coding sequence ATGACCGACTTCCCCGACTACCTTGACGTCGACTACACGGACGGCGAAGGTGAGAACCCCGAGGACTACCCGACCATCGAGGACAAGATCGAGAAGGCCCTCGCGGTCGTGGAGACGGGGCTGCGCGAGTACGAGAACCCGGCCATCATGTGGACCGGCGGGAAGGACTCGACCCTGACGCTGTACTTCGTGAAGGAGGTCGTCGACCAGTTCGACCTGGAGATGCCGCCGACGGTCTTCATCGACCACTACCAGCACTTCGACGAGCTGATGGACTTCGTCGAGCGCTGGGCCGACGAGTGGGACCTCGAAGTGGTGTACGCCCGCAACACGGACGTCGGCGAGTACGTCGAGGAGAACGGCCTCGAACCCGGCGACGATATCCCCATCGACGCCCTCTCCGAGCACAACCAGCACCACGTCCGTAACATCCTCGAGTACGAGGAGGAGACGTTCCCGTTCCTGCTGGACACGTACGTCGGCAACCACCTCCTCAAGACGGTGGCGCTGAACGACGCGCTCGAGGAGTACGACATCGACGGCATCATCTCCGGCATCCGCTGGGACGAGCAGGAGGCCCGCGCCGACGAGACGTTCTTCTCGCCCCGGCACGACCCGGACATCTACCCGCCCCACGACCGCATCCAGCCCATCCTCCAGTTCGCCGAGGCCGACGTCTGGGACGCCTTCTGGTACTTCGTCGTGCCGGAGACGGTCGAGGGCTACCCCGAGGAGGGCTACGTCCCGCAGTCGCTCGACGACCTGCCCAACGACCTGACTCCCGAGGACATCCCGGTCTCACCGAAGTACTTCGAGGGCTTCCGGTCGCTCGGCTCGGAGGTCTCGACCGGCAAGTCCGCCGACGAACCCGCCTGGCTCCAGGACATGGAGAACACCTCCGAGCGCGGCAACCGCGCCCAGGACAAGGAGGATCTGATGGAGCGGCTCCGCGACCTCGGCTACATGTGA
- a CDS encoding DUF7333 family protein encodes MEFDLTVTAGIFAAIIAVGIGGLVAAPIPMATGTILMMVLPSTVVFGLVCLAIGVKHGEYRAGSTRGGL; translated from the coding sequence ATGGAGTTCGACCTGACCGTCACGGCCGGCATCTTCGCGGCGATCATCGCGGTCGGCATCGGTGGCCTCGTCGCGGCCCCCATCCCGATGGCGACCGGGACCATCCTGATGATGGTCCTCCCCTCGACCGTCGTGTTCGGGCTCGTCTGTCTCGCCATCGGGGTCAAACACGGGGAGTACCGCGCCGGGAGTACGCGTGGCGGATTGTAG
- a CDS encoding aldo/keto reductase, whose translation MPLLGLGTWQNDDPDQCAESVATALDAGYRHIDTAQAYGNEEAVGEGIERADVDRENVFLATKVWIDNLSYDDVISTTEDSLDRLGVEHVDLLYVHWPAREYEPTETLEAFEELRNDGAIERIGVSNFEPEHLDRATEVLGEQPFANQVEMHPLLQQHELRRYAEDNGVELVAYSPLARGQVFEVNELTEIAERHGVSEAQVSLAWLREKGIAAIPKATSEDHVLDNWASLDLELSDEELSTIDGIEETDRRVHPDFGPDAWSE comes from the coding sequence CCGGACCAGTGTGCCGAGTCGGTCGCGACAGCGCTCGATGCGGGCTATCGCCACATCGACACCGCGCAGGCCTACGGGAACGAGGAGGCCGTCGGCGAGGGTATCGAGCGCGCCGATGTCGACCGCGAGAACGTGTTCCTCGCGACGAAGGTGTGGATCGACAACCTGTCCTACGACGACGTCATCTCGACGACCGAGGACAGCCTCGACCGGCTCGGGGTCGAGCACGTCGACCTCCTGTACGTCCACTGGCCCGCCCGCGAGTACGAGCCCACGGAGACGCTGGAGGCGTTCGAGGAACTCCGCAACGACGGCGCCATCGAGCGCATCGGCGTCTCGAACTTCGAGCCCGAGCACCTCGACCGCGCGACGGAGGTACTGGGCGAGCAGCCGTTCGCCAACCAGGTCGAGATGCATCCGCTCCTCCAGCAGCACGAGCTCCGGCGCTACGCCGAGGACAACGGCGTCGAGCTGGTGGCCTACTCCCCGCTCGCCCGAGGGCAGGTGTTCGAGGTCAACGAGCTGACCGAGATCGCCGAGCGCCACGGCGTCAGCGAGGCGCAGGTGTCGCTGGCCTGGCTCCGCGAGAAGGGCATCGCCGCCATCCCGAAGGCGACCAGCGAGGACCACGTCCTCGACAACTGGGCGTCGCTGGACCTGGAGCTCAGCGACGAGGAGCTATCCACCATCGACGGCATCGAGGAGACCGACCGCCGGGTCCACCCCGACTTCGGCCCCGACGCCTGGAGCGAGTAG